One window of the Zea mays cultivar B73 chromosome 3, Zm-B73-REFERENCE-NAM-5.0, whole genome shotgun sequence genome contains the following:
- the LOC103650380 gene encoding calcium-dependent protein kinase 27 codes for MGNVCVGPRFSKNCGFFGNFSLWPSRSRNSGTPSNPTTTSRSVPVVQVQPSESDAKPQPAQSTAAPAPVVISEPAQLSQPQPASKPDPSPPLPASQQHAQAQQQQASAPRQQSRKKAAHIKRISSAGLQVESVLRRKTDNLKDMYSLGRKLGQGQFGTTYLCVDKATGLEYACKSIAKRKLVTDEDVEDVRREIQIMHHLAGHPNIIAIRGAYEDSVAVHVVMELCAGGELFDRIVRRGHYTERQAGELARVIVAVVESCHSLGVMHRDLKPENFLFVGNDEESPLKTIDFGLSMFFRPGEEFTDVVGSPYYVAPEVLKKRYGQEADVWSAGVIIYILLCGVPPFWAETEQGIFEQVLHGSLDFDSDPWPSVSGDAKDLLRKVLVRDPKKRLTAHQVLCHPWLQTIASAPDKPLDSAVLSRLKQFSAMNKLKKMALRVIAENLSEEEIAGLKEMFKMMDTDNSGQINFEELKAGLEKVGANMKESEIYQLMQAADIDNSGTIDYGEFIAATLHLNKIEREDHLFAAFQYFDKDGSGYITADELQQACDEFGIEDIRLEDMIGEVDQDNDGRIDYNEFVAMMQKPTAGYGKKGHRYNLSIGFRDALKANS; via the exons ATGGGCAACGTCTGCGTCGGGCCTCGATTCTCGAAGAACTGTGGCTTCTTCGGCAACTTCTCCCTGTGGCCCTCCCGCTCCCGCAACTCCGGCACCCCCTCCAACCCCACCACCACCTCCCGCTCCGTTCCCGTGGTCCAGGTCCAGCCGAGCGAATCCGACGCCAAGCCGCAGCCCGCGCAGAGCACCGCGGCTCCGGCACCCGTCGTCATATCCGAGCCGGCACAGCTTTCCCAGCCGCAGCCAGCAAGCAAACCCGACCCGTCACCACCACTGCCGGCGTCGCAACAGCATGCTCAAGCTCAGCAGCAGCAGGCGTCGGCGCCGCGTCAGCAGTCCCGGAAGAAAGCGGCGCACATCAAGCGCATCTCCAGCGCGGGGCTGCAGGTGGAGTCGGTGCTCCGGCGCAAGACCGACAACCTCAAGGACATGTACAGCCTGGGACGGAAGCTCGGGCAGGGGCAGTTCGGCACCACGTACCTGTGCGTGGACAAGGCGACGGGGCTGGAGTACGCGTGCAAGTCAATCGCGAAGCGGAAGCTGGTCACCGACGAGGACGTGGAGGACGTCCGGCGCGAGATCCAGATCATGCACCACCTCGCGGGGCACCCCAACATCATCGCCATCCGCGGCGCGTACGAGGACTCCGTGGCCGTGCACGTCGTCATGGAGCTCTGCGCCGGCGGGGAGCTGTTCGACCGCATCGTGCGGAGGGGGCACTACACGGAGCGGCAGGCGGGGGAGCTGGCCCGCGTCATCGTCGCCGTCGTGGAATCGTGCCACTCGCTCGGGGTCATGCACCGGGACCTCAAGCCGGAGAACTTCCTCTTCGTCGGCAACGACGAGGAGTCGCCGCTGAAGACCATCGACTTCGGCCTCTCCATGTTCTTCCGCCCAG GCGAGGAGTTCACGGACGTCGTCGGGAGCCCGTACTACGTGGCGCCGGAGGTGCTGAAGAAGCGCTACGGGCAGGAGGCCGACGTGTGGAGCGCCGGCGTAATCATCTACATCCTTCTCTGCGGGGTGCCGCCGTTCTGGGCGGAGACGGAGCAGGGCATCTTCGAGCAGGTGCTGCACGGCTCGCTGGACTTCGACTCCGACCCCTGGCCGAGCGTGTCGGGGGACGCCAAGGACCTGCTTCGGAAGGTGCTCGTCAGGGACCCCAAGAAGCGCCTCACCGCGCACCAAGTGCTAT GCCACCCGTGGCTGCAGACCATCGCCTCTGCGCCTGATAAGCCGCTGGACTCTGCGGTGTTGTCCCGGCTGAAGCAGTTCTCGGCGATGAACAAGCTCAAGAAGATGGCGTTGAGG GTGATCGCGGAGAACCTGTCGGAGGAGGAGATCGCGGGGCTCAAGGAGATGTTCAAGATGATGGACACCGACAACAGTGGGCAGATCAATTTCGAGGAGCTCAAGGCCGGACTTGAGAaagtcggtgctaacatgaaggaGTCCGAGATATATCAGCTCATGCAAGCT GCGGATATCGACAACAGTGGCACCATAGATTATGGAGAGTTCATAGCTGCCACACTGCATCTCAACAAAATTGAAAGGGAAGACCATCTCTTTGCCGCCTTCCAATACTTTGATAAAGACGGCAGTGGATACATCACAGCTGATGAGCTGCAGCAAGCATGTGACGAGTTCGGAATAGAGGATATCAGACTCGAAGACATGATTGGCGAAGTGGATCAAGACAAT GATGGGCGCATAGATTACAACGAGTTCGTCGCCATGATGCAAAAACCAACAGCCGGATATGGCAAGAAAGGTCATCGGTATAACCTTAGCATTGGTTTTAGGGATGCTTTGAAGGCAAATAGCTGA